The following are from one region of the Variovorax sp. V213 genome:
- a CDS encoding ribulose-bisphosphate carboxylase large subunit family protein: protein MLSAERIRARYLIETPLDPAAVAEVMAGEQSCGTFTRVEGETDALRERARATVEAITELAPAEAPSLPNALLERKGTRGPWRRAHVDISFPVANIGANLPTLAATVSGNLYDLGEVTGLRLESLQLPAPYRARFEMPRAGIAGTRRATGVASGALVGTIIKPNVGLSAGETAELVARLCAAGVDFIKDDEVCADPAHAPLAERVPAVMAVVRAHQERTGKHVMVAFNITDETDAMKRHADLVEREGGSCVMASLNWCGHSGIQTLRRHTGLALHGHRNGYGALSRHPLLGISFQAYQTLWRLAGVDHMHVHGLQGKFSQSDSEVVESARDCFTPLTDAADDRVMPAFSSGQWAGTVPATWAAIGNDDLLFMAGGGILAHPDGAAAGVTSICQAWSAARAGTTLEEAARGAPELARALAFFGKP from the coding sequence ATGCTGTCCGCCGAACGCATCCGCGCGCGCTACCTCATCGAGACGCCGCTGGACCCGGCCGCCGTGGCCGAGGTGATGGCCGGCGAGCAATCGTGCGGCACCTTCACGCGCGTCGAGGGCGAGACCGATGCGCTGCGCGAACGCGCGCGCGCCACGGTCGAGGCCATCACCGAGCTCGCGCCCGCCGAAGCACCCAGCCTGCCGAACGCGCTGCTCGAGCGCAAGGGCACGCGCGGCCCGTGGCGGCGTGCGCATGTCGACATTTCCTTTCCCGTGGCCAACATCGGCGCCAACCTGCCGACGCTCGCGGCCACGGTGTCGGGCAACCTCTACGACCTGGGCGAAGTGACGGGCCTGCGGCTCGAATCGCTGCAGCTTCCTGCCCCCTACCGCGCACGCTTCGAGATGCCGCGCGCCGGCATCGCGGGCACGCGGCGCGCCACCGGCGTGGCAAGCGGCGCGCTGGTCGGCACGATCATCAAGCCGAACGTGGGGCTGTCCGCAGGCGAGACCGCCGAGCTGGTCGCCAGGCTCTGCGCTGCGGGTGTCGATTTCATCAAGGACGACGAGGTCTGCGCCGACCCCGCGCATGCGCCGCTCGCCGAGCGCGTGCCGGCCGTGATGGCCGTGGTGCGCGCGCACCAGGAGCGCACCGGCAAGCATGTGATGGTGGCCTTCAACATCACCGACGAGACCGATGCGATGAAGCGTCATGCCGACCTGGTCGAACGCGAGGGCGGATCGTGCGTGATGGCCAGCCTCAACTGGTGCGGGCACTCTGGCATCCAGACGCTGCGGCGCCACACCGGCCTCGCGCTGCACGGCCATCGCAACGGCTACGGCGCGCTGTCGCGGCATCCGCTGCTGGGAATTTCGTTCCAGGCCTATCAAACGCTCTGGCGACTGGCCGGCGTCGATCACATGCACGTGCACGGCCTGCAAGGCAAGTTCTCGCAGTCCGACAGCGAAGTCGTCGAATCGGCACGCGATTGTTTTACGCCGCTGACCGATGCCGCGGACGACCGGGTGATGCCCGCTTTCTCGTCGGGCCAGTGGGCGGGCACGGTGCCCGCCACCTGGGCGGCCATCGGCAACGACGACCTGCTCTTCATGGCCGGCGGCGGCATCCTCGCGCATCCCGATGGCGCGGCGGCCGGCGTGACCAGCATCTGCCAGGCCTGGTCGGCCGCGCGCGCGGGCACAACGCTGGAAGAAGCCGCCCGCGGCGCGCCCGAACTGGCCCGCGCACTGGCCTTCTTCGGCAAGCCATGA
- a CDS encoding four-carbon acid sugar kinase family protein, with translation MNPAVVYYGDDFTGATDTLGTAARAGLRALLFLKTPDAARLAQAGPLDVLGIAGAARAMTPNAMQGELAPVAALFRSLGARVLHYKTCSTFDSAPHIGSIGAAVRALRGAVEQPWTAIVGGQPNLGRYCLFGNLFAAAGAGGEVFRIDRHPTMSRHPVTPMHEADLRLHLARQGLADVRSVPFTAVSQGPAALEEALQRALRQPSPDADTHAEAVLFDVADAPQLATIGQVLWAQARRATLLAVGASSVVDALATALGARGDAQADPRHVTPARGPVLVLAGSLSPVTARQVAAARSFDTVWLDAPRLARRDPAALARHADQIAQGLARGRNVLACTRPAEQELTEGKVDAQALARAGGDLLAKVLAKVPLQRIGIAGGDTSSHAVQALHAWALSYVADMGAGASLCRIHSDDAALDGMEIMLKGGQMGSEDVFERLVHGAPDRPLQ, from the coding sequence ATGAATCCGGCAGTCGTCTACTACGGCGACGATTTCACCGGCGCCACCGACACGCTCGGCACCGCTGCGCGCGCCGGTTTGCGTGCCCTGCTCTTTTTGAAGACGCCCGACGCCGCGCGGCTCGCGCAAGCCGGGCCGCTCGACGTGCTGGGCATTGCAGGCGCGGCGCGCGCCATGACGCCGAACGCCATGCAAGGCGAGCTGGCGCCGGTGGCCGCGCTGTTCCGGTCGCTCGGCGCGCGCGTGCTGCACTACAAGACCTGCTCGACCTTCGACAGCGCGCCGCACATCGGCTCCATTGGCGCGGCCGTGCGCGCGCTGCGCGGCGCCGTCGAACAACCGTGGACCGCGATCGTCGGCGGGCAACCCAACCTCGGGCGGTACTGCCTTTTTGGCAACCTGTTCGCCGCGGCGGGCGCGGGCGGCGAGGTGTTTCGCATCGACCGGCATCCCACGATGAGCCGCCACCCCGTCACGCCGATGCACGAGGCGGACCTGCGGCTGCATCTGGCCAGGCAGGGCCTGGCCGACGTGCGCTCCGTTCCTTTCACGGCCGTTTCGCAGGGCCCGGCCGCGCTCGAGGAGGCGCTGCAGCGCGCACTGCGCCAGCCCTCCCCTGACGCCGACACCCACGCCGAGGCTGTGCTGTTCGACGTGGCCGATGCCCCGCAGCTGGCAACCATCGGCCAAGTGCTGTGGGCACAGGCCCGGCGCGCCACGCTGCTTGCCGTGGGCGCGAGCAGCGTGGTCGATGCGCTGGCGACCGCGCTGGGCGCACGCGGCGATGCGCAGGCCGACCCGCGCCACGTGACGCCAGCCCGCGGCCCCGTGCTGGTGCTCGCAGGGAGCCTGTCACCCGTCACGGCACGACAGGTGGCGGCAGCACGGTCTTTCGATACCGTGTGGCTCGATGCGCCCAGGCTTGCGCGACGAGACCCGGCCGCGCTGGCGCGCCACGCGGACCAGATCGCCCAGGGGCTCGCGCGCGGCCGCAATGTGCTCGCCTGCACGCGGCCCGCCGAACAGGAACTCACGGAAGGCAAGGTCGACGCCCAGGCGCTCGCGCGCGCCGGAGGCGACCTGCTGGCGAAAGTGCTGGCAAAGGTTCCGCTGCAACGCATCGGCATCGCCGGAGGCGACACCTCGAGCCACGCCGTGCAGGCGCTCCATGCCTGGGCACTTTCCTACGTGGCGGACATGGGCGCCGGCGCGTCGCTATGCCGGATTCACAGTGACGATGCCGCGCTGGACGGCATGGAGATCATGCTCAAGGGCGGCCAGATGGGCTCGGAGGATGTGTTCGAGCGCCTCGTGCACGGCGCGCCCGACCGCCCGCTTCAGTGA
- a CDS encoding YjbF family lipoprotein, with product MRATFEGRTVFLVLGNVDPHPEGPTEVWYSASGEAVRLRHGRLVGTAGLATDWRAVRLFNTPAWPSATASERAATRFQRERDLMPGYRSGIRDDIEQRPIEPPTDSMLAGRTASSLRWIEERSSTRPASASLPPARFGLAQVGDRLEVVYSEQCLSRDLCLSFERWNPSVPADVASTSAGS from the coding sequence TTGCGCGCCACTTTCGAGGGCCGCACCGTCTTTCTCGTGCTCGGAAACGTCGACCCCCACCCCGAAGGTCCTACAGAGGTCTGGTACAGCGCCTCGGGTGAAGCGGTGCGCTTGCGCCACGGGCGCCTTGTGGGAACGGCCGGCCTCGCGACGGACTGGCGCGCGGTGCGCCTGTTCAACACACCCGCCTGGCCCTCTGCCACCGCTTCCGAGCGTGCGGCAACGCGCTTTCAGCGCGAGCGCGACCTGATGCCCGGCTACCGCTCGGGCATACGCGACGACATCGAACAGCGGCCGATCGAGCCGCCCACCGACAGCATGCTCGCCGGCAGGACGGCAAGCTCGCTGCGCTGGATCGAGGAACGCAGCAGCACGCGCCCGGCTTCGGCCTCGCTGCCGCCAGCCCGCTTTGGCCTTGCCCAGGTGGGCGACAGGCTCGAAGTGGTCTATTCCGAGCAGTGCCTTTCCCGTGATCTGTGCTTGAGCTTCGAACGGTGGAATCCGTCAGTGCCAGCCGACGTTGCTTCGACAAGCGCTGGTTCATGA
- a CDS encoding YjbH domain-containing protein, giving the protein MTPPPPGTVINPLHLTLLAAASVLMMSPAHAASSAPADAAEVRPGERLSDWLLRQPEQAAGPGLAWQVPQEVLPQQFLKDTLLVGVEAAIRSASPEERAPRERLLAMLNSLPATGRVALGIVDPRWLQANPKEDPVLSEGQRLAVPPAPLRTVTVVQPDGSFCRVPHESGRSVLDYLSACGLGGQADWAWIAQPDGRTARAGIGAWTAEPADEPSPGAWIWAPPSRMPDLANLSEGMIKFLAVQGPSPQEFNAPPAANAAVFAAPTVTGTLPEAVASQPLPLQISGNDWGETGLLQTPTARMGLAGDMRTSLTSIWPYTRLNFMFQPLDWLEAGFRYTSISNRAYTASTTGQSNKDKSIDIKLRLLKESAHVPELALGFRDLGGTGLFSGEYLVASKRWHDFDFSLGIGWGYLGTSGNISNPFKLLGSRFDTRTSASSNQARFGSFFRGPAALFGGVQWRTPWEPLTLKLEYDGNDYQSEPQNNNQRQRSPFNIGLAYRVSPKVTLSAGFERGDKFMIGLTLASNLAASQSPKPADRPLPEFRPQAAERSPGWAATAAEIEALTEWTVERIAPKDDVLHVWVSDSNTVYRTARVEKAIAVLHHDAPDTIKSFVFHYSERGLAVHAQAIDRAEWVAVRIQALPPHAARAVSKRDYEPELARPDDKSNTAESGAATKTAATETQAPWVRPRDKLTFGIAPSYGQIVGGPDAFLLYQLGIQATAEYRFTPRTWLSGAVNLRLADNYDKFTYTAPSDLPRVRTYQREYVTSKRFTIPSLQLTHVGQMSSNHYYSMYGGLLESMFAGVGAEWMYRPARSPVAFGVDINRVRQRDFNQDFGLRDYKVTTGHATLYWDTGWNGVMAKISAGQYLAGDRGVTLEVIRRFDNGFVLGAYATKTNVSSARFGEGDFDKGIYLSIPLDALLPRSSKFALSFAWSPLTRDGGARLGRSNTLYELTSVRDRGAFNFAPPEDKKPRAGDNILNFDRSP; this is encoded by the coding sequence ATGACCCCGCCTCCGCCCGGCACGGTCATCAACCCACTTCACCTCACTCTGCTGGCCGCAGCGAGCGTGCTGATGATGTCCCCCGCCCACGCCGCATCGAGCGCCCCTGCCGACGCCGCGGAAGTGCGCCCGGGCGAGCGGCTCAGCGACTGGCTCCTGCGCCAGCCCGAGCAAGCGGCCGGCCCGGGCCTGGCGTGGCAGGTGCCGCAGGAAGTGCTCCCCCAGCAGTTCCTGAAAGACACGCTGCTGGTCGGCGTCGAAGCAGCCATCCGATCGGCCTCGCCCGAAGAACGCGCGCCGCGCGAGCGGCTCCTGGCCATGCTGAACAGCCTCCCGGCAACCGGCCGCGTGGCACTGGGCATCGTCGATCCGCGCTGGCTGCAGGCGAATCCGAAAGAAGACCCGGTGCTCAGCGAAGGCCAGCGGCTCGCCGTGCCGCCTGCCCCGCTGCGAACGGTGACCGTGGTGCAGCCGGACGGCAGCTTTTGCCGTGTGCCGCACGAAAGCGGACGCTCGGTGCTCGACTACCTCAGCGCCTGCGGGCTCGGCGGCCAGGCCGACTGGGCCTGGATCGCGCAGCCCGACGGCCGCACCGCGCGCGCCGGCATTGGGGCCTGGACCGCCGAGCCCGCCGATGAACCCTCGCCCGGCGCCTGGATCTGGGCCCCGCCGAGCCGCATGCCCGATCTGGCGAACCTGTCGGAAGGCATGATCAAGTTCCTGGCGGTGCAAGGCCCGTCGCCGCAGGAGTTCAATGCGCCCCCGGCCGCCAACGCGGCCGTGTTCGCGGCACCCACCGTCACCGGCACCCTCCCGGAGGCAGTGGCCTCGCAGCCGCTCCCGCTCCAGATCAGCGGCAACGACTGGGGCGAAACCGGCCTGCTGCAAACGCCCACGGCCCGCATGGGGCTGGCCGGCGACATGCGCACCTCGCTCACGTCGATCTGGCCCTACACGCGGCTGAACTTCATGTTCCAGCCGCTGGACTGGCTGGAAGCGGGCTTTCGCTACACGTCGATCTCCAACCGCGCGTACACAGCCAGCACCACCGGCCAGTCGAACAAGGACAAGAGCATCGACATCAAGCTGCGGCTGCTTAAGGAAAGCGCCCACGTGCCCGAGCTTGCGCTGGGCTTTCGCGACCTTGGCGGTACCGGCCTTTTCTCCGGCGAGTACCTGGTGGCCAGCAAGCGCTGGCACGACTTCGATTTCAGCCTTGGCATCGGGTGGGGCTACCTGGGCACGAGCGGCAACATCAGCAACCCCTTCAAGCTGCTGGGCAGCCGCTTCGACACCCGCACCAGCGCGAGCAGCAATCAGGCCCGTTTCGGCTCCTTCTTCCGTGGCCCGGCCGCCCTCTTTGGCGGCGTGCAGTGGCGCACCCCGTGGGAGCCGCTCACGCTCAAGCTCGAGTACGACGGCAACGACTACCAAAGCGAGCCGCAGAACAACAACCAGCGCCAGCGCTCGCCCTTCAACATCGGCCTCGCGTACCGCGTGTCGCCCAAGGTCACGCTGTCCGCCGGCTTCGAGCGTGGCGACAAGTTCATGATTGGCCTTACGCTGGCAAGCAACCTGGCGGCGTCGCAGTCGCCCAAGCCGGCCGACCGGCCGCTGCCGGAATTCAGGCCCCAGGCGGCCGAGCGCTCGCCCGGCTGGGCGGCAACCGCGGCAGAGATCGAGGCACTGACCGAGTGGACCGTCGAGCGCATTGCGCCCAAGGACGACGTGCTGCATGTGTGGGTGAGCGACAGCAACACCGTCTACCGCACCGCGCGCGTGGAAAAAGCCATTGCGGTGCTCCACCACGATGCGCCGGACACCATCAAGAGCTTTGTCTTTCATTACTCCGAGCGCGGCCTCGCAGTGCATGCACAGGCCATCGATCGCGCCGAATGGGTGGCCGTGCGCATCCAGGCCCTGCCGCCGCATGCCGCGCGCGCCGTGTCCAAACGCGACTACGAACCCGAACTGGCCCGGCCCGACGACAAGAGCAACACTGCCGAAAGCGGCGCTGCCACCAAGACTGCCGCCACCGAGACGCAGGCCCCTTGGGTGCGCCCCCGCGACAAGCTCACCTTTGGCATTGCGCCGAGCTATGGCCAGATCGTTGGCGGGCCGGACGCGTTTCTTTTGTACCAGCTCGGCATTCAGGCCACAGCCGAATACCGCTTTACCCCGCGCACGTGGCTCAGCGGCGCGGTGAACCTGCGCCTGGCCGACAACTACGACAAGTTCACCTACACCGCGCCCAGCGACCTGCCGCGCGTGCGCACCTACCAGCGCGAGTACGTCACCTCCAAGCGCTTCACCATTCCCTCGCTGCAGCTCACGCACGTGGGGCAGATGTCGAGCAACCACTACTACAGCATGTATGGCGGCCTGCTCGAATCCATGTTTGCCGGCGTCGGCGCCGAATGGATGTACCGGCCGGCGCGCTCGCCGGTGGCCTTTGGCGTCGACATCAACCGCGTGCGGCAGCGCGACTTCAACCAGGACTTTGGCCTGCGCGACTACAAGGTGACCACCGGCCACGCCACCCTGTATTGGGACACCGGCTGGAACGGCGTCATGGCAAAGATCAGTGCGGGCCAGTACCTTGCGGGCGACCGCGGCGTGACGCTTGAAGTGATTCGCCGCTTTGACAACGGTTTTGTGCTTGGCGCTTATGCAACCAAGACCAACGTCTCTTCCGCGCGGTTTGGCGAAGGCGATTTCGACAAGGGCATTTATCTTTCGATTCCGCTGGATGCGCTGCTGCCCCGGTCGAGCAAGTTTGCTCTGAGCTTTGCATGGTCGCCGCTCACGCGCGATGGCGGCGCCCGCCTGGGCCGCAGCAATACCCTTTATGAACTGACCTCCGTGCGCGACAGGGGCGCCTTCAACTTTGCGCCGCCGGAAGACAAAAAGCCTCGTGCCGGAGACAACATCTTGAATTTCGATCGCAGCCCATGA
- a CDS encoding low molecular weight protein-tyrosine-phosphatase — translation MNSVLVVCIGNICRSPMAEALLAEALPQITVSSAGTGALIGHPADPIAQALMAERGLDLGYHRARQITQSICVEADLILTMDEGQRRHIENNYPLTRGRVFRLAETAKLNIPDPYRMGQEAFEHALQLIDSGVKTWAERIRQFK, via the coding sequence ATGAACTCCGTTCTTGTCGTTTGCATAGGCAACATCTGCCGAAGCCCGATGGCCGAAGCCCTGCTCGCCGAGGCCCTGCCGCAGATCACCGTGTCTTCGGCCGGCACAGGTGCGTTGATTGGCCACCCTGCGGACCCTATTGCCCAGGCGTTGATGGCCGAGCGAGGGCTCGACCTTGGCTACCACCGCGCGCGCCAGATCACCCAATCCATTTGCGTTGAGGCCGACCTGATCCTCACCATGGACGAAGGTCAGCGCCGACACATCGAGAACAACTATCCGCTGACGCGCGGCAGGGTCTTTCGCCTTGCCGAAACCGCCAAGCTCAATATTCCCGACCCCTACCGCATGGGTCAGGAAGCCTTCGAGCACGCACTCCAACTCATCGACTCTGGCGTCAAGACCTGGGCCGAACGCATTCGGCAATTCAAATGA
- a CDS encoding polysaccharide biosynthesis tyrosine autokinase: MNTPAVTTSNAARAGQPAAASTAATYDDDINLSEWIDILIDRKWLVAAVTALALVLGVAYALVSTPIYQSNLLVQVEDAAPDAKGFLGEASSLFDVKTPASGEIQVIRSRMVLGAAVEKTHFYIDASPRYLPVLGTWLARRADGLSNPGFFGIGGYVNGNESIGVARFDVPPELEDDEPFMITAQGEGKYTLTHEALKRPLIGTVGQPLHQALEDGAIDLLIDKLEGKPGAQFVVSRASQLRTIEDLQKRLQLGEQGKQSNVISVVLEDSDRDRLSRILNAIGEQYVQQNVERKAAEAQKTLVFLDEQLPEFKRQLEASEDAYTHFRNKNGTVAFDEEAKGVLAQTIELQTKLLEAQQKRRELVAHFADANLRVKTIDGQIAAIEKEIGGLNARVSRMPTLQQDALRLERDVRVNSGLYQSLQNNALQLRLVKEGKTGNVRLLDKAVKPKKPVKPQKLLIVALALVLGLLAGAALALMRSWFFRGIQDPQEIEAHTGLSVYSVVPFTPEQMALDQSIAAGAKGIQLLAVTHPDSPSIEALRSLRIALQFATLEAGNNRVLITGATPGIGKSFVSGNFAAIMAHAGKRVLLIDADMRKGHLNKQFGLPRENGLSELLAGELSAQQAIRPQVLPNLDVLTTGKLPTNPADMLMSESFVRLLDVLSAQYELVVIDTPPVLVAADTAAVAPYMGAVLLVARADQTQLGELNESAKRLSHGGKAVSGVIFNGIDLTRRHYGSQGYRYGGYRYTKYKYNE; the protein is encoded by the coding sequence ATGAACACTCCTGCTGTCACCACTTCCAACGCCGCGCGCGCCGGCCAGCCTGCCGCGGCCTCGACTGCAGCGACGTACGACGACGACATCAACCTGTCGGAATGGATCGACATCCTGATCGACCGCAAGTGGCTGGTTGCGGCCGTCACTGCGCTAGCGCTAGTGCTCGGTGTGGCCTATGCGCTGGTGTCCACCCCTATCTACCAGTCCAACTTGCTGGTTCAGGTCGAGGACGCTGCACCCGATGCGAAGGGCTTCCTTGGCGAGGCGTCCAGCCTCTTCGATGTAAAGACCCCTGCCAGCGGTGAGATCCAAGTCATCCGCTCGCGCATGGTGCTTGGGGCGGCAGTAGAAAAAACACACTTCTATATCGATGCTAGCCCACGCTACCTGCCGGTGCTCGGCACTTGGCTGGCTCGGCGGGCCGACGGGCTTTCAAATCCTGGCTTTTTTGGCATTGGTGGATATGTGAATGGCAACGAAAGCATCGGCGTTGCCCGCTTCGACGTGCCGCCGGAGCTTGAAGATGACGAGCCCTTCATGATCACCGCGCAAGGCGAAGGCAAATACACGCTGACGCACGAAGCACTGAAACGGCCACTGATCGGCACTGTCGGCCAGCCACTGCACCAGGCGCTTGAAGACGGTGCCATCGACCTGCTCATCGACAAACTCGAAGGCAAGCCCGGCGCGCAATTTGTCGTGTCGCGCGCCTCGCAGCTGCGCACTATCGAGGACCTGCAAAAGCGCCTGCAGCTCGGCGAACAGGGCAAGCAATCGAACGTGATCAGCGTGGTATTGGAAGACAGCGACCGCGACCGACTCTCCCGTATCCTCAATGCCATTGGCGAGCAGTACGTGCAGCAAAACGTCGAGCGCAAGGCGGCCGAAGCGCAGAAGACGCTGGTCTTCCTGGACGAGCAGTTGCCTGAGTTCAAGCGCCAGCTCGAAGCCTCTGAAGACGCCTACACGCACTTTCGCAACAAGAACGGCACCGTGGCCTTCGACGAAGAAGCCAAGGGCGTGCTGGCCCAGACCATCGAGCTGCAGACCAAGCTGCTCGAAGCCCAGCAGAAGCGCCGCGAACTGGTCGCGCACTTTGCCGACGCCAACCTGCGTGTGAAGACCATCGATGGGCAGATTGCCGCCATCGAAAAAGAGATTGGCGGCCTCAACGCACGCGTAAGCCGCATGCCCACGCTGCAGCAAGATGCGCTGCGCCTCGAGCGCGACGTGCGGGTGAACAGCGGCCTTTACCAGTCGCTGCAAAACAATGCACTGCAACTGCGCCTAGTGAAAGAAGGCAAGACCGGCAATGTGCGCCTGCTCGACAAGGCTGTGAAGCCGAAGAAGCCGGTCAAGCCGCAGAAGCTGCTGATCGTGGCGCTGGCGCTGGTGCTGGGCCTCTTGGCCGGCGCGGCACTGGCCCTCATGCGCAGTTGGTTCTTCAGGGGCATTCAGGATCCACAGGAGATCGAGGCGCACACCGGCCTGTCGGTCTATTCAGTAGTGCCCTTCACGCCTGAACAGATGGCCCTCGACCAAAGCATTGCCGCAGGTGCCAAGGGCATTCAGCTGCTGGCGGTGACCCACCCGGACAGCCCATCCATCGAGGCATTGCGTAGCCTGCGCATTGCGCTGCAATTTGCCACACTGGAAGCCGGCAACAACCGCGTGCTCATTACCGGTGCAACGCCGGGCATTGGCAAGAGCTTTGTTTCGGGCAACTTTGCCGCCATCATGGCCCATGCCGGCAAGCGGGTGCTGCTGATCGACGCCGACATGCGCAAAGGCCACTTGAACAAGCAGTTTGGCCTGCCTCGCGAGAACGGCCTCTCGGAACTGTTGGCCGGCGAGCTTTCGGCACAGCAGGCGATCCGCCCGCAGGTGCTGCCCAACCTCGACGTGCTGACCACCGGGAAGCTGCCGACCAATCCGGCTGACATGCTGATGTCGGAAAGCTTCGTGCGCCTGCTCGACGTGCTGTCCGCGCAATATGAATTGGTCGTCATCGACACGCCGCCAGTGCTGGTGGCCGCCGACACGGCCGCGGTGGCGCCGTACATGGGCGCGGTGCTGCTGGTGGCACGCGCGGATCAAACCCAGCTTGGCGAACTCAACGAAAGCGCCAAGCGCCTTTCACACGGTGGCAAGGCAGTCAGTGGCGTGATCTTCAACGGCATTGACCTGACGCGGCGCCACTATGGCAGCCAAGGGTACCGCTACGGCGGCTACAGGTACACGAAGTACAAGTACAACGAGTAA